The window GGAAATCATTACCATTGAATAAAAAGGTTAAAGTTTTAGAATTGACAACTCGATCTCATAGAGAGATTTTAATAGAATCATTGTATCTTTTAGAGCCATATACAGAAAGATTTTTTGAAAATTTTGATGAGCTAGAAGAAGATGTTCAAGATTTGACAAAGATAATAGAGATGGTAAGCTTTGTTGAATGGGTATTAGGAATAGTCTTATCTTTAAAGGAAGCTACAGCGATTGATCTTATATATACAGATTATAATGATTACGCACAAGAGTTTAAAAAATATGCAGAAGAAGCTTTTGAGGCCTTTAAAAAAGAGGATTTTGTAGAACTTTTAGAAATTTTAGAAGGAGCTATAGTTCCTTTAGTTGAAGACTTACTTATAAATTCTAAAGACTATTTGAAAGAAGTTTTAAAAGAAGAAAGTAGAAAGAAATTCTTGAATTAGAGAAAAAAGTACTCAAAATAGGATGAAAATATAGACAATATGGTGCGTGTTAAAAAGGAAAAAATTATGTTATTATAAAATTAAAATTAATAAAAGTTTTGGAGGGAGAAATCAATGAGAAAAACAATAATCGCAGGAAACTGGAAAATGAATAAAACAGTAGCAGAGACAAAAGCTACATTATCAGAGTTAAAAGAATTAACAAATGGTGTAGAAGGAGTAGAAATTGTAATTGGAGCTCCATTCACAGCTTTAGAATCGGCTGTAAAAACTGTAGAGGGATCAAATGTTGCAATAGCTGCACAAAATATGCATCCAAAAGATTCAGGAGCGTACACTGGAGAAGTATCGCCAGTTATGTTAAAAGAGATTGGAGTAAAATATGTTATATTAGGTCACTCAGAAAGAAGAGAGTATTTCCATGAAACAAATGCTTTCATTAATGAAAAGGTAAAGGCAGCTTTAGCTCACGACTTAATCCCAATTCTATGTATTGGAGAAAAATTAGAGGAAAGAGAATCAGGAAAAACATCTGAAGTAAACGAAAAGCAAATTAGAGAAGGATTAGCAGGATTAACACCTGAAGAGGCAGTTAAAGTTATTGTAGCATATGAGCCAGTATGGGCTATAGGAACTGGAAAAACAGCTACACCTGAGATGGCAGAAGAGACTCATAAAGAAATAAGAGATGTTTTAGCAGCTATGTTCGGTGCAGAAGCAGCAGCAGAGATTACAATCCAATATGGTGGATCAATGAATGCTAAAAATGCAGCAGAGTTATTAGCTATGGAAGATATAGATGGAGGACTTGTTGGAGGAGCTTCGTTAGATGCACCTACATTTATTCAAGTTATAAAAGCAGGAGCGAAATAATAAAAAATTAGGAGGCTTAAAAATGGCTAAAAAACCTTTAATGTTAATGGTTCTTGATGGGTGGGGATACAACCCAAATGCAGCAGAAAAAAATGCTATAGCAGAAGCGAAACCAGAAAATTTTGAAAGATTATTTAATACTTATCCACATACATTGATAAAAGCATCAGGAGAAGCTGTGGGATTACCAGAAGGGCAAATGGGTAACTCAGAAGTAGGACACTTAAATTTAGGTGCTGGAAGAGTTATTTATCAACCTCTAGTAGAAATTACAAAAGAGATTAGAGATGGAGAATTTTTTGAAAAAGCTAAAGTTGTAGAAGCATTTAACTATGCTAAAAATAATGATAAAGCAATTCACTTCATGGGACTTTTATCAGATGGAGGAGTTCACTCTCATATTAATCACCTATTTGGATTATTAGAGATGGCAAAAAGAACAGGATTAACAAAAGTGTATATCCATGCATTTATGGATGGAAGAGATACTGCTCCTACTTCAGGATTAGAGTTTATAAAAAAATTAGAAGAGAAAATAAAAGAGATAGGGGTAGGAGAAATTGCTACTATTTCTGGAAGATACTTTTCAATGGATAGAGATACTAACTGGGATAGAACAGAAAAGGCTTATGATGCTATAGTAGGAAAAGTTGAAGTGACTGAAAAAACTCCAGAGCAGATTATAGAAGATTCATATGCTGAAAAGATAACTGATGAGTTTATAAAACCAGTTTTATTAACAAAATCAGGAGAGGTTAAAAAAGGGGATGTTGTAATAAACTTCAACTATAGACCAGATAGAGCTAGACAAATAACAAGAGCTTTAACAGATAAAGATTTTAAAGGATTCCAAAGAGAATATTTAGAGCCTAAATACTACTGCATGAGACAGTATGATTCGACTATAGATGCAGAAATTATTTATACAGATAAAGACATAACTAACACTTTAGGAGAAGTTATATCTAACCACAACTTAACTCAGTTAAGAACAGCTGAAACTGAAAAATATGCACACGTTACTTTCTTCTTTAATGGAGGAAAAGAAACTGAATTTAAAGGTGAAGAAAGAATATTAGTTGCATCTCCAAAAGTTGCAACATATGATTTACAACCAGAAATGTCAGCTCCAGAATTAACAAAGAAAGTTTTAGAAGCTTTAGATTCTGATAAGTTTGATGTTATTGTAATGAACTTTGCTAACCCTGATATGGTAGGACACACTGGTGTATTTGATGCAGCTGTAAAAGCGATAAAAGCTGTTGATAAAGGTGTGGGAGAAATTGTTAATAAAGTACTAGAGTTAGATGGAACAGTATTAATAACAGCTGACCATGGGAATGCAGAAAAAATGGTGGATCCAGTAACTAATGAAGCGTTTACTGCGCATACAACAAATGAAGTACCATTTGTATATGTTTCTAATAATTTTAAAGGAGAATTAAACCACGGAAAGTTAGCTGATGTGGCTCCAACAATGCTAGAAATATTACATATTGAGAAACCTGCTGAAATGAACGGTGTTTCTTTAATAAAAAAATAATTGACAGAGAAAACAAATAATGATACTATAATTTAAAGTTTCGAAAATTTAATATTTAGGTAGAGGTTGCGAATAACAAGAGTAACTCAATGGAGCTAGACAGAGCTGTGAAGTTGAGAGAAAGGGGAATTCGCCGAAATAAAGATTGTGTCAAAAATCTTTATTGGGCATGTGAAAAAAATTCACATGACTGTCATCAGATGGACTCTGGTGTTGTGCTATCCAAAATTTGTGATATATTTTGCAGATTAGCTACCGTATTTTTTATACGGTAGTTTTTTTTACCTAAAATTTCAGTGAAACTAAACTAATAAAATTAAACTTGGAGGTTTTAGGATGAACAGAATAACAGAACTATTAAAATTAAGTCCAGTTGCAGTATTGGCAATGTTAATGTTTATGGGATATGATGCATTAATTGCTGCCCCAATAGCAACAGTATACGCAGCATTAGTTGCAGGGGTTGTAGAAAAGAAAAAAGTAAATGATATAATAGAAGCAGTTATAAATAACGCAAAAGAGATGCAAGTAGCATTCTTTATATTAATGGTTGCATATGCTATGGCTGAAGTATTTATGTCCACAGGAGTTGGAGCATCAATAATAAATTTAGCATTAAATGTAGGTTTAACAGGAAGAACAGTTGCAGTTGTTGGAATTGTTGTGACATCAGTTTTATCTATAGCAACAGGAACAAGCTGGGGAACATTTGCTGCTTGTGCACCTATATTTTTATGGCTTAACCATATTGTAGGAGGAAACATTGCTTTAACAGTAGGAGCGATAGCTGGTGGAGCATGTTTTGGAGATAACATAGGACTTATATCAGATACAACAATAGTAAGTTCTGGAATTCAAAAAGTTGAAGTAATAAAGAGAATAAGACACCAAGGATATTGGTCTGGAATGGTTTTAATTTTAGGAATAGTGGCATTTTATATAGCAGGAGTTGTG of the Cetobacterium sp. NK01 genome contains:
- the tpiA gene encoding triose-phosphate isomerase codes for the protein MRKTIIAGNWKMNKTVAETKATLSELKELTNGVEGVEIVIGAPFTALESAVKTVEGSNVAIAAQNMHPKDSGAYTGEVSPVMLKEIGVKYVILGHSERREYFHETNAFINEKVKAALAHDLIPILCIGEKLEERESGKTSEVNEKQIREGLAGLTPEEAVKVIVAYEPVWAIGTGKTATPEMAEETHKEIRDVLAAMFGAEAAAEITIQYGGSMNAKNAAELLAMEDIDGGLVGGASLDAPTFIQVIKAGAK
- the gpmI gene encoding 2,3-bisphosphoglycerate-independent phosphoglycerate mutase, translating into MAKKPLMLMVLDGWGYNPNAAEKNAIAEAKPENFERLFNTYPHTLIKASGEAVGLPEGQMGNSEVGHLNLGAGRVIYQPLVEITKEIRDGEFFEKAKVVEAFNYAKNNDKAIHFMGLLSDGGVHSHINHLFGLLEMAKRTGLTKVYIHAFMDGRDTAPTSGLEFIKKLEEKIKEIGVGEIATISGRYFSMDRDTNWDRTEKAYDAIVGKVEVTEKTPEQIIEDSYAEKITDEFIKPVLLTKSGEVKKGDVVINFNYRPDRARQITRALTDKDFKGFQREYLEPKYYCMRQYDSTIDAEIIYTDKDITNTLGEVISNHNLTQLRTAETEKYAHVTFFFNGGKETEFKGEERILVASPKVATYDLQPEMSAPELTKKVLEALDSDKFDVIVMNFANPDMVGHTGVFDAAVKAIKAVDKGVGEIVNKVLELDGTVLITADHGNAEKMVDPVTNEAFTAHTTNEVPFVYVSNNFKGELNHGKLADVAPTMLEILHIEKPAEMNGVSLIKK